One stretch of Roseimicrobium sp. ORNL1 DNA includes these proteins:
- a CDS encoding FkbM family methyltransferase — translation MSRPRFSVVIPTRNAEKTLKATLRTCVEQEFEDYEIVVSDNSSTPATEALLADMGSPRIRRVRPERTLPMQENWEFAVEQAQGEYILVVGSDDGLLPHALKELDRILRMLNVKLLRWTQVCYNWPDMPVQEQLAPNTLLLPLKQTHFYHPIRWQDSRHMMLEVVNGAVNYAELPMVYASAVHRDLFAALRRSTGRVFHSDCPDIYSGFALAHLLKRYCTLDAPISISGLSGVSNGVATIFLKERSPIAEDFKKLNLQQRSGRDWPEWIPDVPLLSTCTAHSFQCARAALFPDDTELVVDRRHLTRAVMSEYRSEDEPEWQRLRDRVRRTLMDDLALLEWFDAEYGDKSLATCPPAPVPQMRRYGGPYMQLDAAEFGVADVWGAALLCEKLLGYKRDGLNAHLQPGQSALTAAGSTVPHESASTTVMAAPRDGLYQQETEVAVLKILAGKVKRKTFLDVGAEKGSFARELMVLGFSGVLFEPFTGHLPALNKLVEGTDSRVLSCAVDATDHEGRLHIAKDEEGQPLEYFHSLQAAPSATNFRHDAEGVPVACRSLESLAREGTIEAQVGILKVDTEGNDLRVLEGMGPVRAEVLMCEFVTPRLYPDWICSFPEGLMAAAKAMGYGHCLAVSRFDEHEIVEVDPVHFVDGEWGNLIFTSKGLLDDARAELDALRAKVQAQHVRTCLKGHRELLEKEAMIQQQAVQLLEKEAMIQQQARTGEAMRTILDKNASNVQALQNKITALKEKVEGLKGKLEEQKEKNLKLRGRSKQVSS, via the coding sequence ATGAGCCGACCGCGTTTCAGCGTGGTGATTCCCACACGCAATGCTGAGAAGACCCTGAAGGCCACGCTGCGCACCTGTGTGGAACAGGAGTTTGAGGATTACGAGATTGTCGTTTCGGACAACAGTTCCACTCCGGCCACAGAGGCATTGCTCGCAGACATGGGTTCGCCCAGGATCCGGCGGGTGCGTCCAGAGAGGACCCTGCCCATGCAGGAGAACTGGGAGTTCGCCGTGGAGCAGGCGCAGGGCGAATACATCCTGGTGGTGGGCAGTGACGATGGCCTCCTGCCGCATGCACTGAAGGAACTGGATCGGATCCTGCGCATGCTGAACGTGAAGCTGCTGCGCTGGACTCAAGTGTGCTACAACTGGCCGGACATGCCGGTGCAGGAGCAGCTTGCTCCCAACACGCTGCTGCTGCCGCTCAAGCAGACTCATTTTTACCATCCCATCCGCTGGCAAGACTCGCGGCACATGATGCTGGAGGTGGTGAATGGCGCAGTTAATTATGCTGAGCTTCCCATGGTGTATGCGTCCGCAGTGCATCGTGATTTGTTCGCGGCCTTGAGACGGAGTACCGGAAGGGTCTTCCACAGTGATTGTCCGGATATCTACAGCGGCTTTGCCCTCGCCCACTTGTTGAAGCGTTATTGCACGCTGGATGCACCGATATCCATCAGCGGCCTTTCCGGGGTGAGCAATGGTGTGGCCACGATATTTTTGAAGGAGCGCTCGCCCATTGCAGAGGACTTCAAGAAACTGAACCTGCAACAACGTTCTGGCAGGGATTGGCCGGAGTGGATTCCGGATGTGCCATTGCTTTCCACCTGTACCGCCCATTCCTTTCAATGTGCCAGGGCGGCGCTCTTTCCTGATGACACGGAGCTCGTGGTGGATCGCCGGCATCTCACGCGTGCGGTGATGAGTGAGTACCGCTCTGAAGACGAGCCGGAGTGGCAGAGGCTGCGGGATCGTGTGCGCCGCACTTTGATGGATGATCTTGCGCTTCTGGAGTGGTTCGATGCGGAGTATGGTGACAAGTCGCTGGCCACATGCCCTCCGGCGCCGGTGCCCCAGATGAGGCGTTATGGCGGGCCCTACATGCAGCTTGATGCCGCGGAGTTTGGTGTGGCGGACGTGTGGGGAGCGGCTTTGCTGTGTGAAAAGCTGCTGGGTTACAAACGGGATGGGCTCAACGCGCACCTGCAGCCTGGACAGTCAGCATTGACGGCGGCTGGCAGCACAGTTCCCCACGAATCTGCATCTACCACCGTGATGGCTGCACCGCGCGACGGTCTCTACCAGCAGGAGACCGAGGTGGCCGTGCTGAAGATCCTGGCGGGCAAGGTGAAGAGGAAGACCTTTCTGGATGTGGGCGCGGAGAAGGGGTCGTTCGCCAGGGAGTTGATGGTGCTGGGATTTTCGGGCGTGTTGTTTGAGCCCTTTACCGGGCATCTGCCAGCACTGAATAAACTGGTGGAAGGCACCGATTCACGGGTGCTTTCCTGTGCCGTGGATGCGACGGACCACGAGGGACGGCTGCACATCGCCAAGGATGAAGAGGGCCAGCCGCTGGAGTATTTCCATTCGCTGCAGGCGGCACCCTCAGCGACGAACTTCCGGCATGATGCAGAGGGTGTGCCAGTGGCGTGCCGCTCCCTGGAGAGCCTCGCCAGGGAAGGCACGATAGAAGCGCAAGTGGGCATCCTCAAGGTCGATACCGAGGGCAACGACCTGCGTGTGCTGGAAGGGATGGGGCCGGTGAGAGCGGAGGTCTTGATGTGTGAGTTTGTAACGCCCCGTTTGTATCCGGACTGGATATGCTCGTTCCCGGAAGGCTTGATGGCAGCAGCCAAGGCGATGGGCTATGGGCATTGCCTGGCAGTGAGCCGCTTTGATGAACACGAGATCGTGGAGGTGGATCCGGTCCACTTTGTGGACGGAGAGTGGGGCAACCTCATCTTCACTTCCAAAGGGCTTCTCGACGATGCTCGCGCTGAACTGGACGCTCTTCGCGCAAAGGTGCAGGCCCAGCACGTGCGGACCTGTCTGAAAGGACACCGGGAGCTCCTTGAGAAGGAGGCTATGATCCAGCAGCAGGCCGTTCAACTGTTGGAAAAGGAAGCGATGATCCAGCAGCAGGCGCGTACTGGTGAGGCGATGCGTACGATACTCGATAAGAACGCATCCAATGTTCAAGCGCTTCAGAACAAGATCACCGCGCTCAAAGAGAAGGTGGAGGGCCTCAAAGGAAAGCTGGAAGAGCAGAAGGAAAAGAACCTCAAGCTACGCGGGCGTTCCAAGCAGGTGAGCTCTTGA